The Artemia franciscana chromosome 2, ASM3288406v1, whole genome shotgun sequence genome segment aatatttttcataataagtgattttcttcttttttatgttttaccccgctatttgcatttttgttattattgggTTATAAATAACGTAATAATATCTGCTTTTATCATGGAGTAACAAATTAGAAACCAATcctgatttttgtttcttttacagGTCCTGTATTCAATGATAACTTTTAATTGATTCAATTTCACCATTGATTTTCATTATTGACAGCCAATGAAAACTAACTCATTGCAAATAGAATAGTTTTCTCGGCTCTTAGTTGTCAAAATCAATTGTAATAAGCTATATTGAATGCGGGGATCATATTGACAAATTctgatctatttttttttcttgcaggtAAATATGGATGGAGAACCCAGAGCTGTAAGGTCCTCTGCTGTGACAGTATTTTCCGTTGACAGTAATGCTCCCCGACGTCCTAATTCAGACATGGTCCTTGgaacagattttatttttcttctcgcTTTTTTGGGTAATGTCTCTTTATTGACTTGCATTATTTTTCAGTATGAAtgactttttttattgaataaattacGGTTTTAGAATGGCATaaacaaatataacaaaattaaacataagCAAATGTAAAAGAGgaggaaaatagaaaaagtgcATAAAAATGACTTATATAAACCAACGCAAATGAAAGATAAACTAAACGTtataaaaatgttaattttattaCCCGCTTGGTCATTTTTATGcaacaggttaggttaggtttctagcccatttctgatatttataacttaatataacctaactttaacttttaccatgaAACCTTGCATAAGACTTGCAAAACTGACTGAATCCGAGCAGATAAAAAGGagtttcggacattcaccggtgaatgtcgacatttacCTGATTTTTGTCTTACACCGTAGCTTATACATAGGTCGGAAACATGCAGCCAGAAACCATGTTTTAGGCAGCGGTAACCGGTTGGTTTCTGACAAATGTTAAAATGATAGACTAAATGAGACTGTTCTagtctttttgaaaatccttaACAGTAAAAATTAGCTACAGTCAGAGATCCAGCCAGACTTAAGTGGCAACTAGCTGCGTATTCCCCGACCATAGTAGAACTCCAAGGGACATTTTCCGCGGATCTGAAACACATAGAAAAGGCGCTTTTTTGTTAGTGCTTATACAAATATGccaaaaaagaggtaaaaacaaAGGCGACCTGAAATGCGAACGAGCTGTAGACTCTAAAGAGCTGTAATACGTCTTGTGTTTCATGCTTTGCAACAAAAAGAAGTCCACATGCTGTTTGCAACTTTTTGCCTAGATTTGCAAACACGAGAGTTGATTGATTTGACACTGGAACCCATTGGAAGGCCAATATGCTTGCTACATGGCATACAGTTTGAATTCCTAGTGAAAATGCACATTCCTGGTTGGTTGTATATTCCAATTAATTGACTAGAAACTCCTGATGGCCCCCTGTTGAATATGCATTTTAGTAAATTAATTTCCTAGTCCCAAAGCAGATCTAGAGAAAATCTCGAGGGGGGGGATGTGGCAAGAGCGCCAATCATTTACCTAATTGactagtttatttaaaaaaaaaagaaatgagtgCGCCAGAAGAAACGGATCAGTGCCGTCTTAGTCAGAATATGCTAGGTGTAGGTAGCTGTTCAAAGCAGGAACTGTAGGGTTGTTTTAATGATTGTTTCGAAGCTGTTGTCCTTTGGCAGAAACTAGCATCTTTGtgaatatttgaatttaaactaTCTTGGCATGGCGAGTCCAGTGAcgaattcagaatttttttaatcagcTATACTTTCTCAGACACAACcaaatatatatagttttaagACAGGTTTCACCTGTCAACCAAATCTAGCATGGACATAGTAGAATCACAAAACCTAGCATCTATGTTCAACAAAAAAGTAATCGCAAATACAGCAAGAAAAAGACCTTAAGTATGTTTTCAGGTACCGGGTTTGAACCGCGTTTGGAGCGGGTTGGacaaaaagttgttttcagGTTCTCCGTGTTTAACCAAGccaaattttaaattgttttcatcTTACGAGTTGAAAGCTTGTTGAATACGGTTCTTCAAATTGTAACGCGCCAGAGTAGTATGGTTGAACATGGGTTCTTAAAAGACCCAGACCTGTATTGAACACGGTACTTAAAACGATAATCTGCACAACCTGCGTCGAACTCCGCGTTGAATGTTGGAGGCCTGAAAACGGAGCTCTTGGAAAACATATCAACGAAGTTCCATATCTTCATATGTTTGTTTTCATCTAAATAggaaaaattactattttgcTATTATATTGAAATCTATAAAAATGCAGATACTTGGTTTTTGCCAATATACAGCCGAACCTGTTTCTAATGTTAAATGTTACCATCGGGTTGGCAAGTTTGGTCTCGTGAAAATTAAATCTTGTGGACAAAACAAAACTCAGTCAGTAAAAAGTTATACTCTTTTGTTAAGTGACACTATATGATGAAAAAACTATATGATGGCTAAGTGGATGGCGCATTGGTTTGAAAATTCTTTGCCGAGGGGGCACGGGTTCGATCCCTGTCGTAGCCAGTTACTTGATTTGGGACGGAGGTCAGTGgcttgactctgtaagctcagccagagtcgacccagctctaaatgggtactgggagaaatctggggaaggtaagcaggaagggtgtgcgaaagcacaagatggctggcccccaaccccccattgcacttcctggctgaagggccaagaaacgaaAATccgcaccgccggtttggactttaagggtctagtgccttCATACTCATTTGTATgatgaaaaaacaaatcccTTTTGAAGCTTTATCTCCTTGTATTCTTTGCCGTAGAGCATGgaggagagagggggggggggttgtatgGCTCTTATTGTTTATCATTATTTGTTGAttgtaaattaataaatatatatcaatCTAAGTAAATCTGCATACtttcataaaatataaacatgggTCCAAAGAAACGCTGAATTATAGCTACAAACCAAgtgtttataaaataaaaatacgcccaatttaggatttttctgttttttttggtGCGGAGCGCTGCACTGTCAATGGAACTATTGCTCCAAGATGTGTTTTGagataatgaaaatttttgttgtgctattttagttgttttttttatcaattttttagtgtttcgatTTACCCAGGTTAGAATGTCAAGAAGTGAATCCATTGTCACAAATAGTAGTTGCTAAGCATGCATTTGAAATATTAGATGTTTTTTCCAGTTTCCGAACTTGGAGAGAATTATTAATGTTGTCTTTCTCGTTCgtcaaatgcccccccccccccaaaaaaaaagagaaacaacaTACGATAATGGAACTAATATCGTTATGAAGAGCCAAAATTCCTGTATTGTGACAGCAAAACACTAAAACTTTCCCTTTAGTTCTGTgacaactaaaatttttcacACATTCCTGAGTCCTTTATTTAATGATTTACGATAATTATACATTAGATAATTATCTTTCTTGGATAATTAGATGGATAATTTAAGCTGTCTTTCAGTTGTCTTTTAAGCTGTAAAATTTCCACATATTCCTGAGTCCTTTATTCTGATGGGTAATTTAAGCTGTCTTTCAGTTCATACCATTGATAGACACAAATTTTTCCCCAGGTGAAAATATCTGTAAAACTACTGTTTTCCAACTGTGGACGATCGGTTTTACAAAATCGAAAATCTACAACAGCCGATTTGAAAATGGTCTATTGTAAAGtagatttttcagaaaatattgtatttttttattggaagtCCAGActgtctactttttaaaattaaagtcttgtcaaaatgttaaatttttatatattcctGAGTCCTTTATTCTGATTGATAGTTTAAGATGTCTTTCAGTTCCCACCATGGACGATAATTTTTCGCCGGACGAAAAGTTCTGTAAAACTGCTGTGAAACAACTGTGGACGATTGGTTTCACAAAGTTGATAAGTTACAGCAGTCGATTTGAAAACGGTCTATTGTGAAGTAGATTTTTCAGaacatattgtattttttttatgggaagACCAGAcagtctactttttaaaatgaaagtcttgtcaaaatgttaaatttttatatattcctGAGTCCTTTATTCTGATTGATAGTTTAAGATGTCTTTCAGTTCCCACCATGGACGATAATTTTTCGCCGGACGAAAAGTTCTGTAAAACTGCTGTGAAACAACTGTGGACGATTGGTTTTACAAAATCGAAAATCTACAACAGTCGATTTGAAAATGGTCTATTGTGAAGTAGATTTTTCAGaacatattgtattttttttattggaagtcCAGActgtctactttttaaaattaaagtcttgtcaaaatgttaaatttttatatattcctGAGTCCTTTATTCTGATTGATAGTTTAAGATGTCTTTCAGTTCCCACCATGGACGATAATTTTTCGCCGGACGAAAAGTTCTGTAAAACTGCTGTGAAACAACTGTGGACGATTGGTTTCACAAAGTTGATAAGTTACAGCAGTCGATTTGAAAACGGTCTATTGTGAAGTAGATTTTCAGaatatattgcttttttttatcgaaaGTCAAGACCGTCtactttttaaattgaaagccTTATCGAAGTGTCAAATTTTCACACATTCCTGTGTCTTTTGTTGAATAATTTAAGATAAATATAAGATAGATAATTATCTTTTTGAATAATTGCAAGGATTATTTATGCTATCTTTCAGTTCTTACAATTGATGGACGACACTCTCCTTTGCAATATTCATCTCTTTTCTATAAACTGCCACCAAagaactggcgctagtgtctAACAAATCACCAGTGACATCTAAAGTTTGCTGtttcttgacattttttaaactttgtcatTGTGCTCTTTCCAGAAATTAATATCAGAACAGTTATTAATACGAATCTTGTTGATTGTGCTAATTACAGTAATCTACCTTATGAttacactttaaaaaaataaacgtcGAGAAACGCCAAATGCTGGATGGGGCAAGTGGTTTTTTATGATAATATTGTTTATTCCCACCTTAATCCTTTGCAGTGACATTCCTTTTCAACTGGGTTGGTTTTCTGCTTTGCACCTGTGTTTGTCAAAGTATTGCTGGCAGATATGGAGCTCTTTCTGGATTGGGCCTGTCACTTGTCAAATGGGCCTTGATTGTCAAACAACATACTGACCTTATTTCGGATGAGAACCGCTGGCTGTGGTACCTTCTTCTGATGCTAGGTAATTTTAGTTAAATTGTAGAATTTGTGATATAGTGATGAGTTTGAATTAGTTGTTTATTTATTGCATAAAAGTGAGTAAATGCCCTCCCGCTTCCTCAAAAATTAGTCTTAGTAAATTATTGATTTTAGAAGCAAAGATAGAAAATATCCTTTAAACTTGCCAACAAGAACACCAAAACTGTCACTCTCTTAGAAAAAACTCTACCGTATTTTTAGTGGGTTTAGAATaactttattgattttaatgaTGATGACAcgaaatatttctaaaatttgatGACAAAAATACTGAAACCCTTACCCTCTTTTGGAACTCTCTTTGTGTGCTCTGCTGTAATGAAGTACATGTTTGTAATTTTCATTAGTCGGGATGAAAGAGGGGAAGGGGCGGGGTTTAACCACATTTATTGACGTGTTAATATATGTATGGGTACTAATTCACCCTTACCACTTTCACCctctttttaaaccttttttgtaGTAATAAAAGCACACATGCGTAGTTTCCATTACTGTGGGTAAAATAAGGGTAGGACCCAGGATTAAACTACATTTCTTATGTGTTAACATGTGCAAGGGTATTATTTCACTCTTTCAACTCTTATCCTCTTTTGCAACCCTTCTTTTGTGCTATCCaataataaatgtatatatgtGCAATTTCATCATTCTGGATAATCGGCCCTCCGCGGGGGTGGAACAGTTCTTAAACTGAAAGTTAGTGGAAGAAGGCGGCgttaaactatatatatatatatatatatatatatatatatatatatatatatatatatatatatatacacatatatatacatatatttacatatatatatatatgtatatatatatatatatatatatatatatatatatatatatatatatatatatatatatatatatatatatatacaaaacgaaaagagaaatctccaatgcaacagcacaaacacattaaaaaaaaagaaaaaaaaaagaaaaaagggagacagaaggagaaaaggaagactgttttcctaaattagtgattaatataaactagcacttgaatgaggccttaacgctactcatccatacaatcacataggtaaaacagcatagccatacacaatcaaccgtaaagaataatccatggacaggcagtcatgtcgtcaataagtataagtcgtcatttaccaaataataaaaacattaaagacaaataattcagaggcagcaacccaacacaagggctcatcaggagaatacacttgcctatagggtttcggcactttaaattctctacccagtcaagtgttgtgcctaccacagaatacccatggtatccccgtgtcaggtatcacccccaaaatatatgcctatgaaaaaaaaacaaaaaaaacagcaaatgtggaacaaccaagtaacaccaaaacaagttTATCCTGTAATATATTCCTCTGTTTAGGAGCAGTAGGTAAActaaatgtaataaattttaccaaatcacaaatattaactctttgcgaaaaacctgaatgaacttaAACAATTACAAATTTCATCAGttccatgtggctatttttgaaaaatccgctCTTTTAGATACACAATTCACAAAATAGATGGCGCTGCATCAACTTTTCGCGAACCtacaaaattaaccaaaaattataaatatttccagataattcttttggtatttatttaaaagttcgttataatgaaaactaaattttttaaattgccaagttaatttatttgcagaaaaacctattaatatcaatttttggcttaagattttacatctatttttaaaatcagtataattactacaaatccttgcatatcgaagtaactgtgagaaaaacgccgaatatgtgatatttgagtgtatattactttcagggaatgggaaactaaacacttcaaaatcgaaatcatcagttttattatacattttaaaacttaatttattattatcagaaatattaatatttaaatataagaaatgatGTTCaagaccagcgccatgactaggttcaagagtaagttCATCGAAATCTAAAAATTCTAACTATTTCCTCCATTTTGTCCCATATTTTTCAttcaataattaacaatatagTTCtgcctgtttattttttcaaatttcatttggaaaccgtatttttatatttttttcaaaaatctcttTCAATttaacgtttgaaaaaatacaaatccaGTTTTTGCAAAAGTATGAAGCAGGAAAACatactaaaattttaattaatttttgagtttttcttatttgaatttgaaataCGTGACAGGGTAGTATAAATTTTGCGACACGTACCGTGCCGTGATATATGAGTTGAAAATGCTAAGGCCCTctttccctttaaaaaaaaatactaagttaaTGCTGGTTTCAATCCCACcacctttactaataataatacctaAGTAATTGAAGCTGTCCACTAAATCGATGTTATCGTTACCCAGCatcatcttttcttctttacgtatTCCTAGCCTTAGAAACTTAGTCTGCGTAACGTTTATATTCAAACCTATTCTCATTcgctgaactcgcaaaacctctaaaagttcattcattttgctaagaCCTTCATCTatgatgcttaaatcatcaacataatctaagtccaagaGAGCTTTAACTCGCCATTTTATttcgtgttctcccattgcctttcctttgTTACTCTAgacaaaattcatcaaaatgatcaatatAAATAGGGATACAACGCAACCGTGCTTAACTTCttatttaatacgaaaccagctaccAAGcctatttcctaccttaaccgtagCAATGTAATTTTCGTACATAATACTAATCACTTttatgtatttgtctggtataccatacaagggtaagaccttcgctaaagctctccTATTAGCTGAATCAAAcccttgctcataatctataaaactaaggactaaGGTGTTTGGTGACTCAGGCGCTTCTccattattaacctaagagggAAAATGTGGTCGACACGTCCTCTACCCTTCCTATAACCGCCCTGTTTTCAAAACTTTGTCTagagcatctctcagtctaaaaattatTACCATACTAATTAAATTGCTACCTAAATAAACCAGGCTAACGCCTCTATAATTAACACACTATTCTTATGACCTATCTTATACCGaactttaatttcagttttcctAAAAGCTCTAGGTACTTCcactttttctaaaatcatattGTATATTTTCCTGTAACTTTAtcacggtttagcacattctcaaaatattcttcCCATCTCGTGGCCCGTTCCTATTTTCAACTGGGACGAGTCCGGATTGACCACTCCCTCTCAACTTACTAACACACcagtagaatattttatttttatgctgtcTGGCCTCATCTTCCAGATTTTCGGCTATTtcatccatggcctccacttcacacttCTTTAGTTcacatttttatactttctcgactttctttacattcctgaTATTTTCGTATGATTTATCACACAGATAATTCTTGTATTATTCGTTTGTAAGGCcctttcactaatattcctagctgtgcTCCTAACTTTTTTCCCTAAGACATCATCAGTgacttcacaaactattttcctaaaataattCCATCCATtgtctacattgtcaaattttaaactctccagtttagtatttaACTGTTCATGGAAactttctctcaaattctcatcctggagtctaacTCTAGAGACTACTAggtggtgatctttacttttaacatcaatgcCAGCTCTCCTATATaacctagtatcttgtattgtcCTGCCAGTCCTTCGTTTACAACAACGTAATCAATAATGTTACTACAATACTACTACAATActtactaaaataattttacgaCCAAATACTGTCTTGGTTATAactagactagctgttggggtggcggttcgcgccaccccaacacctcgttggtgggggcgcttcgcgccccccaagccccccgtgcgcgtcgattgtcaggtttattgactcttgaacatgcaatatataattgtccatgggaaaaacgatccgtattcagatctatacctcattattctaatgattgcccttgagctttgttgaatgtgattgcaaatcgaacattccctgtgtccccgtcgtcatttatatatccccttgtgcccccggcgtccccgttgtagttgtatattccctgtgtcccggtcgtcatttgtgtcccagtgtcccggtctgtagtgtcatcttataatgacgtcatatacaaagccttatatacttataatgacgtcatatgcaaacccacaaacaaacaaacatgcatacaaacaacttatttttatatatatatagatatagtttcttttttagtttttcttttttagtttttcttttttttttagttttgcagctgttttatttttttagctattttttctttttagttttttaccttttttatttttttgcttttttttaaagttttttctttttaggttttttcttttttagcttttttcgcaccatattagttaagcgccattgtagatgtgtccccgtgtcccacctgtgaatatagatagatatatatatgtttttaactacgtaaaacttgcgaatatacaacattcttcgctgtcccattgtctgtgcatataaatagattgtcaggtttaccgactcttgaacatgcaacatataattgtccatggggaaaacaatccgtattcagatctatacctcattattctaatgattgcccttaagccttgttgatggtgattgctaattgaacatttcctgtgtcccggtcgtcatttatatatccccttgtgccccccggcgtccccgttgtagttgtgtccctgtgtcccggtcgtcacttatattccctgtgtcccggtcgttatttgtgtcccgctgtcccagtctgtaatttctctttgagtgtcccgttcgtcatttatattccctgtttcccggtcgtcatttgtgtcccggtctgtaatttcgtcagttgacaaacatgacgtcagtcgacaaacaacttcatgacggaataatgctcaatcctcataatgacgtcagtcgacaaacatgatatcagtcgacacacaaacatgacgtcagtcaacagacatacttatttttatatatatagatatagatatagtttcttttttagtttttttttagttttgcagcttttttagtttttttagttttttttttctttttagttttttacctttttatggcacttcgtattaaccaagtgacatatagcaatcgcaaattctgttggtctgtcagtcagtgttcattctaacattgacagttggaaaaatcttcacatgctaaagctcaacaatttataataaacctcaaaattttaagtatctgaattactttaatctattctcaaaatatttcgaaatatttatgcaattcccagtttttacattttagtttgttttctttttcttctttatttttcagacgtcatatgcaaaccctcaacacaaaaatacatacaacttatttttatatatatagaagatataatctggcgtaacagacatagtgtaacagacataacacatacaacttatttatatatatatagattgttatACCTCCGAAATATCGGGGTTCTGTagccatttttcttttctattcctTCACAAAATTTACCTAAACTATGATACCATTTATCCATATTTCTACCGATTTGGGTGTTAAAAtcttctaataaaaacattatatgctgAACATTCCAACAAATGGAATGCTGTAACGTTCCAACTTGTAATTTTCATGCTCattgaattattgaaattattttgacctCAGGAAAAGCGATGGTCCCAGAACCAGTACGTGACTGGGACTAAtacatcttctcaagtctatgCGAAGTGCTTAAGCCAGCTTTGAAACGggcagcaagaagtccctgggaccttcAGCTAAATGGAGGCTTTGCGCAGTCCTGGGCCTATCTTGGTCATATCAGGGTTTTCTACACCTGGCTCAGCGTGAAGCTTAGTGATGTTTACACCCCTTCACCACATTGAGTTGCGCTGGTGGATTTTCTACGCTACCTAGAAGTGGAGGGTCAAGGTTCACTTCCAAGACTCTACAATCGCCGCGGAAATTCGCGGGTTTAGCTGACCCCTTGCTCCCACCTATTGTCAGCAATAGGCTTCAGGGAGAACATACATTCTTGTCAAATTTCTTAACAAGTTAATTGTCTTCGTGTGTCAAAGTTTCCATATGTGGACGTCTGCCAAGATATACAGATGTCTGCCAATAAAACGTTTCATTAAATATCTATGTTTATtcggaaaattaaattttgaaaattgataagTGGTTTGTCAGGATATAGCTTGTCTTTTCAGGATATACATCTAAATTTCAGTAGTTAATGCTTGCTCAAGTATATATTAAAAAGATTCCTCCCTTGAATTGCACCATATACACAATACACCATATGCACCATATACACAAAAGGGAGACTGATTTTTTGTAACACCGCTTTTTGAACCACAATCTGTCTCAGTTTGGTGCACGGGTCAAAATATCGCCCTCGTTTCCCTGTTTGCACTTTATAACACGTAGCTTTTTTAGAACACTCATGTTTTGTTAATCATTTTATAGATTTCTCTTTTGCAGAATTGGTGAAATTTATAACATTTTAGAGCATTCTTTTAT includes the following:
- the LOC136043249 gene encoding NEDD4 family-interacting protein 1-like; its protein translation is MQTNGPNPPSATDERADQNLNNLNDAPMGIAPPAYDELMEGAVPKNEMSAPPAYEESTVLPSYDQVAREKAQEVQQNVNMDGEPRAVRSSAVTVFSVDSNAPRRPNSDMVLGTDFIFLLAFLVTFLFNWVGFLLCTCVCQSIAGRYGALSGLGLSLVKWALIVKQHTDLISDENRWLWYLLLMLGLTLCIRATVIYQCIKTAWHRRERVILYA